The following coding sequences lie in one Cercospora beticola chromosome 9, complete sequence genomic window:
- a CDS encoding uncharacterized protein (antiSMASH:Cluster_10), translated as MKFGSILAGLTVLPFALAGPVHDADHEFAELVTRDTTLKARANAPGCPLRRENPPRRAVCEEPGTIATRFSPFKTFLSESNDFRDCYYACYPDRSCVSFAFDSVSKNCLLFSRRVARMGFTEDTTASHVFYDFEQCFQYRRCTEEPNPYPPLGTTTTTTTTSAATTTTTTTTPVATTTTTTTPVATTTTTTTSADTTTTMTTSADTTTTTTTSADTTTTTTTTASVDTTTTTTTSADETTTTTTTTADETTTTTTTTTSAGAGPTCVTSGSPVLSYTPYGANFQILDQTVFGDQPPSRDLYTADTALVQTVTQSGVGLNNLAWINANWPNGVNGIVDLQSKPPISQIDLSTKSVYVRGYFIAPAADSYTFTLAANKDDNFARLWLGPVNTANPTEANADLKITFESPESTTVVTVTRPLIAGELLEFAYLWSNGGGQAQSFLGITGALTGDVSSGNFIGDCNPDTSTTTTTTTTAAETTTTTTTAEETTTTTTTADTTTTTTTSDTTTTTTTSDTTTTTDTTTTTDTTTTTTDTTTTTTDTTTTTDTTTTTDTTTTTTDTTTTTTTTAAILPTCVSSQPPLGRRGLIIDPVMPLYQGGSGASYIVLESGPYTDSSNPADYDAGVALCQPYFPFAVPNPGSGLQNLNWANPNWPDNGGDTAATFDLPTTPNPSRYIIARGSVLVRGYFVAPSPSPFTFSLDPAFVDNHERAWFGDAAANPTEANAQLRSSRDTTLPNQLTSFTSPTLIVGQAYRFAYLWTNAGGQGRSNLRISKGSVIGTIDESDGNLISDCVPDTNPICPTTTTTTTTTTDTTTTTDTTTTTDTTTTTDTTTTTTDTTTTTTDTTTTTTDTTTTTTDTTTTTTDTTTTTDTTTTTTDTTTTTTDTTTTTTDTTTTTDTTTTTDTTTTTDTTTTTTTTAAGLPTCVSDPTREILYSATGGGANYVVLEQDSFSDSNPSVFDANVALCKPRSSIMGGSGLTDLNWVNVGWPGNTGADAGIVTLSTQSGPVSINVPNQSILVRGYFIAPNLIPDTYTFSVTTANVDNFERAWFGGNAANPTEATADIRVNRDFALSNQQLSFQSGVLVQGQALEFAYLWSNGGTQGRSEIIITASAGNVVSTGNFVGDCTPPQNPPPVCSPATTTTTTTTAETTTTTSDTTTTTTDTTTTTTDTTTTTTDTTTSTTTDTTTTTDTTTTTTDTTTTTTTDTTTTTTETTTTTTPATTTTTTTTTTTGTTTTTTSVGAQATPFCNPNVREETNVPGAGGCSSECYCDFESGSGGNRVCDPNPRPAEPIRRCTSSAQCGLNEFCAGGFYARFYNTPVCVTYSGCTSSYVDPRTPRGRKRTVNARSVAMPAISQIHDWNIRVANITDGVPYMPEDQ; from the exons ATGAAGTTCGGATCTATTCTGGCGGGGCTCACTGTCCTTCCATTCGCTTTGGCCGGCCCAGTTCACGATGCCGATCACGAATTCGCAGAGCTCGTGACCAGGGATACTACTCTCAAGGCCAGAGCAAATGCCCCTGGTTGCCCTCTCCGAAGAGAGAATCCCCCGCGCCGTGCCGTGTGCGAAGAACCGGGAACTATTGCAACCCGCTTCTCACCGTTCAAGACCTTCCTGTCCGAGTCGAACGACTTCCGGGACTGTTACTACGCATGTTATCCAGACCGGAGCTGTGTGTCGTTCGCCTTCGACTCGGTCAGCAAAAActgcttgctcttctcgcgaCGTGTGGCCCGAATGGGTTTTACCGAGGACACCACCGCCAGCCATGTCTTCTACGACTTCGAGCAGTGCTTCCAGTACCGGCGATGCACGGAGGAGCCTAATCCCTACCCTCCTCTTGGAACCACAACTACCACCACAACTACCTCGGCGGCTACtactaccaccaccacaacgacTCCTGTGGccaccacgaccaccacaaCGACTCCTGTGGccaccacgaccaccacgaCAACGTCTGCGGATACCACAACCACTATGACAACGTCTGCGGATACCACAACCACTACGACAACGTCTGCGGataccacaaccacaaccactaCGACAGCGTCTGTGGATACCACAACCACTACGACAACGTCTGCGGACgagactactactactaccaccaCGACTGCGGATgagactactactactactactaccacgACCAGCGCCGGCGCTGGTCCAACTTGTGTCACTTCCGGCAGCCCCGTTCTGTCGTACACTCCGTACGGAGCCAATTTCCAGATCCTGGATCAGACTGTATTCGGCGACCAGCCCCCAAGCCGGGACCTCTATACTGCCGATACTGCGCTCGTACAGACTGTCACCCAGAGCGGTGTGGGACTGAACAATCTGGCGTGGATCAACGCCAACTGGCCTAATGGAGTTAACGGCATCGTGGATCTTCAGTCGAAGCCGCCCATCAGCCAGATCGACCTTTCCACAAAGTCCGTGTATGTCCGGGGTTACTTCATCGCACCAGCCGCTGATTCCTATACCTTCACACTTGCTGCCAACAAGGATGATAACTTTGCGCGTTTGTGGCTCGGCCCTGTCAACACTGCCAACCCGACAGAGGCGAATGCAGACCTGAAGATCACCTTCGAGAGCCCTGAAAGCACGACAGTTGTCACAGTCACAAGGCCGCTGATCGCGGGTGAACTTCTCGAGTTCGCATACCTCTGGTCCAATGGTGGCGGCCAGGCTCAGAGTTTCCTTGGAATCACTGGTGCTTTGACCGGCGATGTCTCCTCGGGTAACTTCATCGGAGATTGCAACCCAGACACGTCCACtactaccaccaccaccaccaccgcggcTGAgactaccaccaccaccaccaccgcggaGGAGACtactaccaccaccacgactgCGGATACCACGACTACTACGACAACTAGTGATaccacgaccaccacgaCAACTAGTGATACAACGACAACCACTGAtaccacgacgacgactgaTACcacgacaaccacaaccgacacaacgacaaccacaaccgacacgacaaccacaaccgACACAACCACTACTActgacaccaccaccaccactactgacaccaccacgacaaccacaaccactgCAGCGATCCTGCCAACCTGTGTTTCCAGCCAACCACCACTAGGTCGTCGTGGACTAATAATCGACCCAGTCATGCCCCTCTACCAAGGTGGCTCGGGTGCCAGCTACATCGTTCTGGAATCAGGTCCTTACACAGACAGCAGCAATCCAGCCGACTATGACGCCGGTGTCGCCTTGTGCCAGCCCTACTTCCCATTCGCGGTCCCGAACCCTGGCTCTGGACTGCAAAACTTGAACTGGGCCAACCCGAACTGGCCAGACAACGGTGGCGACACTGCAGCTACTTTCGATCTGCCAACCACTCCAAATCCATCGCGATACATCATTGCAAGGGGTTCAGTCCTTGTACGGGGATACTTCGTGGCTCCATCTCCTTCCCCGTTCACCTTCTCTCTGGATCCAGCATTCGTGGACAACCACGAACGCGCCTGGTTCGGTGATGCCGCAGCGAACCCAACGGAAGCTAACGCCCAGCTCCGCAGTTCTCGTGACACTACACTGCCTAACCAACTCACATCTTTTACTTCCCCAACACTCATAGTAGGCCAAGCTTACCGATTCGCCTACCTCTGGACCAACGCCGGCGGACAGGGACGCAGCAATCTCAGAATCAGCAAGGGCTCCGTTATTGGTACAATCGACGAGTCGGACGGCAACTTGATCAGCGACTGTGTCCCAGACACTAACCCAATCTGCCCTACCACTACTACTACAACCACCACTACTAccgatactactactaccaccGATACTACGACAACTACTGACACCACTACTACCACCGATACCACCACAACTACGACTGATACTACTACCACCACTACCGATACTACGACCACTACCACCGATACTACAACTACGACAACAGACACCACTACTACTACCACCGAtaccacgacgacgacggacACCACTACCACTACGACTGACACCACTACTACTACCACCGACACCACTACTACTACCACCGATACCACAACGACGACGGACACCACCACTACTACCGACACTACAACTACGACGGATACTACTaccactactactactaccgcgGCCGGCCTTCCAACTTGTGTCTCTGACCCAACTAGGGAAATTCTGTACTCTGCTACCGGTGGTGGCGCCAACTACGTCGTTCTCGAACAAGACAGCTTTTCTGACAGCAATCCAAGCGTCTTCGACGCCAACGTCGCCCTCTGCAAACCAAGAAGCTCAATTATGGGTGGATCAGGCTTGACTGACCTGAACTGGGTCAACGTTGGCTGGCCAGGCAATACTGGCGCCGACGCGGGCATCGTAACGCTGTCGACACAATCAGGCCCAGTATCAATCAACGTTCCAAACCAGTCCATCCTCGTACGAGGCTACTTCATCGCACCGAACCTGATCCCGGATACCTATACATTCTCCGTTACCACAGCCAATGTGGACAATTTCGAACGAGCTTGGTTTGGCGGCAATGCAGCCAACCCAACCGAGGCCACCGCGGATATTCGCGTGAACCGCGACTTCGCTTTGTCCAACCAGCAGCTTTCCTTCCAATCAGGAGTACTCGTACAGGGCCAGGCACTCGAATTCGCCTACCTCTGGTCCAATGGCGGCACGCAAGGCCGCAGTGAGATCATTATCACTGCCTCCGCAGGCAATGTCGTGTCGACTGGCAACTTCGTTGGTGACTGTACTCCACCACAAAACCCCCCACCAGTCTGCAGCCCTGCTACTACGACGACCACCACTACCACGGCTGAGACTACCACCACAACTAGCGATACTACAACCACCACGACCGACACCACTACCACCACTACCGACACTACCACTACTACGACTGACACTACTACCTCAACCACTACCGACACGACTACCACAACCGACACTACAACTACTACCACCGACACCACCACAACTACTACGACTGACACTACAACGACCACCACTGAGACGACCACTACTACCACGcctgccaccaccacgacaaCCACCACGACAACCACCACGGGCACTACGACGACCACAACCAGCGTCGGTGCGCAAGCTAC CCCATTCTGTAACCCGAACGTGCGGGAAGAGACCAACGTGCCTGGCGCCGGAGGCTGCTCGAGCGAATGTTATTGCGACTTCGAATCCGGCTCTGGTGGAAATCGTGTCTGCGATCCCAACCCTCGACCAGCTGAGCCAATCCGCCGCT